In Acinetobacter sp. C32I, one genomic interval encodes:
- the rplK gene encoding 50S ribosomal protein L11, producing MAKKIDGYIKLQVPAGKANPSPPIGPALGQRGVNIMAFCKEFNAATQKLEVGLPIPVVITVYNDKSFTFIMKTPPASILLKKAAGIQKGSSVPNKTKVGKLTRAQLEEIATTKEPDLTGADLDARVRTIAGSARSMGLEVEL from the coding sequence ATGGCTAAGAAGATTGACGGCTATATCAAGCTGCAAGTTCCAGCTGGTAAAGCAAATCCATCTCCACCAATTGGTCCTGCTTTAGGTCAACGTGGTGTAAACATCATGGCATTCTGTAAAGAATTCAATGCTGCTACACAAAAACTTGAAGTTGGTTTGCCAATTCCTGTCGTGATCACTGTGTACAACGATAAGTCGTTCACTTTCATCATGAAAACTCCACCTGCATCTATTCTTCTTAAGAAAGCTGCTGGTATTCAAAAGGGTTCTTCTGTACCGAACAAAACTAAAGTTGGTAAGTTGACTCGTGCTCAGTTAGAAGAAATCGCGACTACTAAAGAACCAGACTTAACTGGTGCTGATTTAGACGCTCGTGTTCGTACCATCGCTGGTTCTGCACGTTCTATGGGCTTGGAAGTGGAGCTATAA
- the rplA gene encoding 50S ribosomal protein L1: MAKLTKRQKAIAAAVEANKVYTLEEAVQVLNSLPAAKFKESLDIAVNLGVDPRKSDQVVRGATTLPAGTGKTVRVAVFAQGAAAEAAKAAGADIVGFDDLAESIQGGNLDFDVVIAAPDAMRVVGKLGTILGPRGLMPNPKVGTVTPDVANAVKNAKSGQARYRVDKAGIIHAAIGQLGFSEEAVRQNVETLIADLKKLKPATSKGVYVKKITLSSTMGPGLIVDVSNVSK, translated from the coding sequence ATGGCAAAGTTAACTAAACGTCAAAAAGCCATTGCTGCTGCTGTAGAAGCAAACAAAGTTTACACTTTGGAAGAAGCAGTACAAGTTCTTAACAGCCTTCCAGCTGCGAAGTTCAAAGAATCTTTAGATATCGCTGTAAACCTCGGCGTAGACCCACGTAAATCTGATCAGGTTGTTCGTGGTGCGACGACTTTACCTGCGGGTACTGGTAAAACTGTACGTGTTGCAGTATTTGCTCAAGGTGCTGCTGCAGAAGCTGCGAAAGCTGCTGGTGCTGATATCGTTGGTTTTGATGACCTTGCTGAAAGCATTCAAGGTGGAAACCTTGACTTTGACGTAGTCATTGCTGCTCCTGATGCAATGCGCGTTGTTGGTAAGTTAGGTACGATTCTTGGTCCACGTGGCTTAATGCCAAACCCGAAAGTGGGTACAGTAACTCCTGATGTTGCTAACGCGGTTAAGAATGCTAAATCTGGTCAAGCACGTTACCGTGTAGACAAAGCGGGTATTATCCACGCTGCGATCGGCCAACTTGGCTTTAGCGAAGAAGCTGTACGTCAAAACGTTGAAACTTTAATTGCAGACTTGAAAAAATTAAAGCCTGCAACTTCTAAAGGCGTATACGTTAAAAAGATCACTTTGAGCTCAACTATGGGCCCTGGTTTGATCGTTGACGTAAGCAACGTTTCTAAGTAA
- the rplJ gene encoding 50S ribosomal protein L10: MALLIEDKKQIVAEVSEVASKAFSVVVANYQGSSVEQLTQLRVEARKLGVTTRIVRNTLAKRSFEGTQFDILNDDLVGPTILGFSTSEDDMGAAARLFEEFAKTNKAFELKAAAFDGKVYQGAEVSVIANLPNQEKALTMLASVLQAPISKLGRLITALKEKNESEAA, from the coding sequence ATGGCTCTTCTTATCGAAGACAAAAAACAGATCGTTGCAGAAGTAAGCGAAGTTGCTTCTAAAGCGTTTTCTGTTGTTGTGGCTAACTATCAAGGTTCAAGCGTAGAGCAATTAACACAACTTCGTGTTGAAGCTCGTAAGCTAGGTGTTACTACACGTATCGTGCGTAATACATTAGCTAAGCGTTCATTTGAAGGTACTCAATTTGATATCTTGAATGACGACCTTGTTGGCCCAACCATTCTCGGTTTCTCAACTTCTGAAGATGACATGGGTGCAGCTGCACGCTTGTTCGAAGAATTTGCGAAAACTAACAAAGCTTTTGAACTTAAAGCTGCTGCTTTTGATGGCAAAGTTTATCAAGGTGCTGAAGTTAGTGTAATTGCAAATCTTCCGAACCAAGAAAAAGCGCTTACTATGCTTGCCTCTGTCCTTCAAGCTCCTATTTCGAAATTGGGTCGCCTTATTACGGCACTCAAAGAGAAAAACGAGTCAGAAGCGGCTTAA
- the rplL gene encoding 50S ribosomal protein L7/L12, with amino-acid sequence MALTNEEILNAVAEKTVLELVELISAFEEKFNVSAAAVAVAAAPGAAAAAEEQTEFNVELTSFGANKVAVIKAVREATGLGLKEAKDLVEGAPAVLKEGVSKEEGEELKKKLEEAGATVTLK; translated from the coding sequence ATGGCTTTAACAAACGAAGAAATCTTAAACGCAGTTGCTGAAAAAACTGTTCTTGAACTTGTTGAATTAATCTCTGCTTTCGAAGAGAAATTTAACGTATCTGCTGCTGCTGTTGCTGTAGCTGCTGCTCCAGGCGCTGCTGCTGCTGCTGAAGAACAAACTGAATTCAACGTTGAGTTGACTTCTTTCGGTGCTAACAAAGTTGCTGTAATTAAAGCAGTTCGTGAAGCTACTGGTCTTGGTCTTAAAGAAGCTAAAGATCTTGTTGAAGGCGCTCCTGCAGTTCTTAAAGAAGGCGTTTCTAAAGAAGAAGGCGAAGAACTTAAGAAGAAGCTTGAAGAAGCTGGTGCTACAGTTACACTTAAGTAA